A genomic window from Cryobacterium sp. SO2 includes:
- a CDS encoding heavy metal translocating P-type ATPase, protein MSTEELSTVMEVGGVQWASSKAVAESMLGRRPGAIRVEANPVAQTAVVTYDPSQTSVAELTRWVQACGYHCAGRSVPEHICDPLEGSEEMNNGSQPTGMTHSSSMSHEGPDRDIAHKEHVTRTAQDTMGHGGAHAGMSMDAMVRDMRNRFLVAAILSIPIILWSPIGRDVIGFTVPAPFGLRDDVFSLILSLPVIFYAAWIFFDGAFRALRARTLDMMVLVAVGVGSGWLYSVIVTLTGGGEVFFEAATVLASFVLLGHWFEMRARGGANDAIRTLLELAPSMAIVLRNGEAIEVPTAEVLPGDLMMVRPGAKVPTDGVVEEGDSDIDESMVTGESLPVAKSVGSAVIGATVNTTGTLRVRATKVGADTALAQIVALVQEAQNSKAPGQRLADRAAFWLVLVALIGGGLTLAAWLVTGASLPTAILFAITVVVITCPDALGLATPTAIMVGTGLGAKRGVLFKNATALETAARIDTVVMDKTGTLTKGQPEVTDFFTIGYDEQSLLALVAAVERESEHPLAGAVVDYATSRNVPILAASDFRNVPGHGAGATVDGHRVLVGNHKLLLDQGVDAGPVIPKRDELAATGRTAVLIAVDGRAVGVVALADAVRETASAAVEALHDAGIEVVMLTGDNVATAQRIASLLKIDTIIAEVLPEEKSAKIAALQQAGRRVAMVGDGVNDAPALAQADLGIAIGAGTDVAIETADVVLMRSDPLDVPIALRIGKGTVRKMRQNLGWAIGYNVIALPIAAGIFYPGFGIKLSPEIAAISMSGSSVIVAVNALLLKRLHLPTPSETPLGSATEPAMSEIR, encoded by the coding sequence CGATTCGCGTGGAGGCAAATCCGGTCGCCCAGACAGCGGTAGTCACTTATGACCCCAGTCAGACTTCTGTGGCTGAGCTAACCCGCTGGGTCCAAGCCTGCGGCTATCACTGCGCGGGCCGTTCGGTGCCTGAGCACATTTGCGATCCCCTCGAAGGCTCCGAGGAAATGAACAACGGCTCTCAGCCGACGGGCATGACCCACAGCTCGTCCATGTCGCACGAGGGGCCCGACCGAGATATTGCACACAAGGAGCACGTTACGCGGACAGCTCAGGACACGATGGGTCACGGCGGAGCTCACGCGGGCATGTCGATGGATGCCATGGTGCGCGATATGCGCAATAGGTTCCTGGTAGCGGCAATCTTGTCGATACCGATCATCTTGTGGTCGCCGATTGGACGGGATGTGATCGGTTTCACGGTGCCCGCACCGTTTGGTCTGCGGGATGACGTGTTCTCGTTGATTCTGTCTCTCCCGGTGATCTTCTACGCGGCCTGGATCTTCTTCGATGGTGCGTTCCGAGCGTTGCGAGCCCGAACTCTGGACATGATGGTGCTCGTCGCAGTTGGAGTGGGCTCCGGGTGGCTGTACAGCGTGATCGTCACCTTGACCGGCGGCGGAGAGGTCTTCTTTGAAGCGGCCACGGTGTTGGCCAGCTTCGTTCTATTGGGCCACTGGTTCGAAATGCGAGCACGCGGCGGGGCGAACGACGCCATCCGCACCCTGTTGGAGCTCGCACCGTCCATGGCAATCGTCCTTCGAAACGGTGAGGCGATCGAAGTGCCCACCGCCGAGGTGCTTCCCGGTGACCTGATGATGGTGCGGCCCGGCGCAAAGGTCCCGACCGACGGAGTCGTGGAGGAGGGCGATTCCGATATCGATGAGTCCATGGTCACGGGCGAGAGCCTGCCTGTCGCAAAATCCGTTGGATCAGCCGTCATCGGTGCAACGGTCAACACCACCGGAACACTCAGGGTGCGGGCGACAAAGGTGGGCGCGGACACCGCCTTGGCCCAGATCGTTGCCCTAGTCCAAGAAGCCCAGAACTCCAAGGCACCCGGTCAACGCCTGGCTGATCGAGCCGCATTCTGGCTGGTCTTGGTGGCGCTGATCGGCGGAGGACTGACACTGGCGGCATGGCTTGTCACAGGGGCCAGCCTCCCGACCGCTATCCTCTTCGCAATCACTGTGGTCGTCATCACGTGCCCTGACGCGCTCGGATTGGCTACGCCCACGGCGATCATGGTCGGCACCGGACTGGGAGCGAAACGTGGCGTTCTGTTCAAGAACGCCACTGCGCTGGAAACCGCGGCCCGGATCGACACGGTTGTGATGGATAAGACCGGCACCCTCACCAAAGGCCAACCAGAGGTCACAGACTTCTTCACCATCGGCTACGACGAGCAATCTCTCCTGGCTCTGGTTGCCGCCGTCGAGAGGGAATCTGAGCACCCCCTTGCTGGTGCTGTCGTGGACTATGCCACCAGCAGGAACGTCCCGATTCTGGCGGCTTCGGACTTCCGAAACGTGCCAGGCCACGGTGCCGGAGCCACGGTGGACGGCCACCGGGTACTCGTCGGTAACCACAAACTACTTCTCGACCAAGGAGTGGACGCAGGACCGGTGATTCCGAAACGCGATGAACTAGCGGCGACGGGGCGTACGGCAGTGCTCATCGCCGTCGACGGCCGGGCGGTTGGGGTCGTGGCCCTTGCTGATGCCGTCCGGGAGACCGCGTCCGCCGCCGTAGAAGCGCTTCATGATGCAGGAATTGAAGTTGTGATGCTGACCGGTGACAACGTGGCCACCGCCCAGCGAATCGCGTCTCTGCTGAAGATCGACACGATCATCGCCGAGGTGCTGCCAGAGGAAAAGTCAGCGAAGATCGCCGCGCTCCAGCAGGCGGGGAGACGAGTTGCCATGGTCGGTGATGGCGTAAACGACGCTCCCGCTTTGGCTCAGGCTGATCTGGGAATCGCCATTGGGGCGGGGACCGACGTCGCCATCGAGACCGCGGACGTAGTCCTCATGCGCTCCGACCCGCTCGATGTTCCCATCGCCCTGCGCATCGGAAAAGGCACCGTTCGCAAGATGCGTCAGAACCTCGGTTGGGCAATTGGGTACAACGTGATCGCCCTCCCGATTGCAGCGGGGATTTTCTATCCAGGGTTTGGCATCAAGCTCAGCCCGGAGATCGCCGCGATCTCTATGTCAGGCTCAAGCGTCATCGTTGCCGTCAACGCATTGCTGTTGAAGAGACTGCATTTGCCGACTCCATCTGAGACCCCTCTGGGTTCGGCGACGGAACCAGCGATGAGCGAGATCCGGTAG